Proteins encoded together in one Candidatus Sulfotelmatobacter sp. window:
- a CDS encoding XdhC/CoxI family protein, with the protein MTDIYEQIVELRGSGRRGAVATIVNVRGSIPSFRTAKMLIRDDGSIVGTIGGGCVEADVWQAAREVMQSEKPQTLKFDLNQDPKYDTGLVCGGTLEVFVEPVLPPAILYVFGAGHVALHLCQAAASAGFDVTVTDDRSSYATSERFPAARQVHVLDFEAAMRNLDPNESSYIVIVTRGHHDDMRILRWAVQTRARYIGMIGSRRKVVEIFKTLRNEGIPAHLFDRVHAPVGLGIGAITPEEIAVAITAELIAIRRHATAPLSHLSWFKGARKNSGADAALGVLQEDDQEL; encoded by the coding sequence ATGACCGACATCTACGAGCAGATCGTGGAACTACGCGGCTCCGGTCGCCGGGGTGCTGTCGCCACCATTGTCAATGTACGCGGCTCGATTCCATCATTCCGCACGGCGAAGATGCTTATCCGAGATGACGGATCGATCGTGGGCACGATCGGCGGCGGCTGCGTCGAGGCCGACGTTTGGCAGGCCGCCCGCGAAGTCATGCAGTCCGAAAAACCCCAAACCTTAAAGTTCGACTTGAACCAGGACCCGAAGTACGACACCGGACTGGTTTGCGGCGGCACGCTGGAAGTTTTCGTGGAACCGGTCCTGCCTCCAGCAATACTTTATGTCTTCGGCGCGGGACATGTGGCGCTCCATCTTTGCCAAGCCGCCGCCAGCGCAGGTTTCGATGTGACGGTAACCGATGATCGTTCCTCCTATGCCACCTCGGAACGATTTCCCGCCGCGCGCCAAGTCCACGTCCTCGACTTCGAAGCAGCGATGCGAAACCTTGATCCGAACGAATCTTCCTACATCGTGATCGTCACTCGTGGCCACCATGACGATATGCGCATCCTGCGCTGGGCCGTGCAAACCCGCGCCCGTTACATCGGAATGATCGGCTCCCGGCGCAAGGTCGTCGAAATTTTCAAAACCCTGCGAAACGAGGGCATACCCGCTCATCTTTTCGATCGCGTTCACGCGCCCGTCGGCCTCGGTATCGGCGCCATCACCCCTGAGGAGATCGCCGTTGCCATCACCGCGGAACTCATCGCCATTCGCCGCCATGCTACTGCGCCCCTTTCCCATCT